TTGGTGGGTGTTTCGACCCAAATCAGCTTGGTACGCTCGGTTACCTTGGCCCGCACGGCTTCCATATCATGCATGGGCACAAAGTGGAATTTGATGCCCAGGGGCTCGTATACTTTGGTGAAGATGCGGTAAGAGCCGCCGTAGAGGTCGTTGGTCGAAATCACCTCGTCGCCGGGCTGCAGCAGCTTGATAACGCAGTCGGTGGCGGCCATACCCGAGGCAAAGGCCAGGCCGTGCTTGCCGTTGTCGAGGGCGGCCAGCGCGTCCTGCAACTGGGTGCGGGTGGGGTTATGGGTGCGCGAGTATTCGTAGCCTTTGTGGTCGCCGGGGGAGCGCTGCACGTAGGTCGAGGTCTGGTAGATGGGCGTCATAATAGCCCCGGTGGTGGGGTCAGGATGCACGCCGGCATGGATGGCTTTGGTACCGAATTTCATGGGTGAGGTATTACGGAATCAACAAGGAAGACGCGTAGCTCGGAGCTTAGGGCGCCAAAGGTAAGAAGGTAGCCGGCAGAAAAGTTTCCTGGTGACAGCTGCCGCTGCGCCAGCACCAACAGGATTTGGCACTGGGCAGCCTTCTGTCGAGTACTTTCGTTCTACCTTCGACCTGGCTTGTTCCGCCCCCCTCCCGACTGCTTTTGCCGCTGCTTATGGCTTTTTTCAAAGAGCTCCTCCAAAAAAATGCCTCCACCCTGCTCTCCATGGGCATGCTGGTGGCCATGCCCGTTGTGGGCAGTGCCTCGCTCACCTTTCTGCTCTACCAGTACCAGGATTTGCTGCAGCATCTGTCGCTGGGCCAGGTGCTGCTGTATTTTGTGGTTATCGGCGTCACGATGGCCTTTGCCCTTACTCCCACTACGTTCGTGGCCCTAGTCACGGGTTTTTACTTCGACTGGGCGGGCCTGCCGGGTATGGTCATTGCCTACGCGTTGGCGGCGCTGGTCGGCTACGAAGTGGCTTCCCGCCTCGACCACGGCAAGATGACCACGTTTCTGCACCACTTTCCCAAAGCCGACGCCGTGATGCGGGAGCTGAAAAATGAAAGCCTGCAGCTCATCATCCTCACCCGCATTTCGCCGGTGCTGCCCTTCGCCCTAATGACCTTCGTACTGGCCGTGATGCGCATCGACCGGCGCCGGTTTCTGCTTGGCAGCGTGGTAGGGATGCTACCTCGAAGTCTGTTTTTCTACTGGCTCGGCACCAAAGCTCAGGATGTAGTTGCCCTTGTTAATAACCCTGACACTGGCACGGCGGGCAAGCTGCTGCTCATCGGCCTGATTATTATTTCGCTTTTCGGCCTCTACTACGTTTTCAACCGAGCTCTAAAGCGGGCCCTGAGCCGCAGCAGCGCTGGATAGCAAAAATTTAAAACTGGTTTTCAACGATTTGTGCTTTCTTAGGGTCTTTTTTCAGAAGAATTTTCACCTCCTATTTGCTTGAGCCGAATTTTTGCTCTTATCTTTGCAGCACCAAAACGGTAAATGGTTGTATAGCTCAATTGGATAGAGCATCTGACTACGAATCAGAAGGTTTAAGGTTCGACTCCTTATACGACCACAGGATACCAGAAAAACCCTCTTTGCAGCTCGCAAAGAGGGTTTTTTGTTTTCGGTGTGCGAAACAGTGTGCGACCAACGGCCAGTATATGTCGCCCCGCTCTCGCCCAAGCGGCCGCTTAGAGGCAAGCCCCATCCATCTTGATGCGCCATAATTCCTCCATGCGGGTGGTATAGGCCGGCGTCCGTAGTTGCCTCTTACCTGTCCACTCCCCTTCTTTACCAGCACTACCAGCTAACGATACCGCAAAGCCGACCGTGCCGCTGCCGTAGCGCGAGTTGAGTTTGTCCAGCTCCGCCATGAGCCGTACGCGCTGCTCGGTCTGTGCCGTGGCCTCAAACAAGCTGAGTTGCTGCTGGCCGGCCGCCTCCAGCCCATCGAACACCACCCCTGCCTTCTTGTAGTGGGTGCCAGGCAGCCAGAGGCGCTTAAGCAGCGTGCGGGCGTAGCGGATCAACTCGGCCGTGTCGCTGGTGAGCACTGGCAGGTGCAGCGTGCTGGAATACGTGTAAGGTGGCGGCTCGGTGCCAAAGCGGTTCTTGCTGATAAAGACCGTGAGCATGTTCACGGCCGAGCCCTGGCGGCGCAGCTTCTCGGCCGCGCGCGTGGTGAAGGCAGCTACCGCACCCAGCACGTCCTGGTAGGCTGTAAGCGTTTTACCAAAGGTGCGCGTGCAGGCAATGCTCTGCCGCGATAGGGTTCCGTCCTCGCTCGGGGCCATCGTCAGGCACGGGTAGCCCTGCAGCTCGCGCACCAGCCGGGCACCGACGACCCCGCCCAGGTGCTTGCGAGCCCAGGGCTCCTTGACCCGGGCCAGCAGCGCGGCCGTGCTCACGCCATAGGAATGCAGCTTCTGTGCATACTGATGGCCGATGCCCCAGACATCCTCGACAGCCACTTGCTCCAGAGCCCAGAGCCGCCGCTCTTCCGTGTCCAGATACAGCACCCCCTCCAGCTCCGGGCGCTTCTTGGCCACGCGGTTAGCCAGCTTGGCTAGGGTCTTGGTGGGGGCAATGCCAATGCAAGTCGGGATGTGGGTATACTGCCGAATCTCAGCGCGTATCCGCCGGGCGTAGGCATCGAGCCCTCCGAGCCAGCGCTCCATGCCGGCTACGTCGAGGAAGGCCTCGTCAATCGAGTAGATTTCAACGCCGGGCGCCACGTCGGCTAAATGACCCATCACGCGACGGGAAATATCCCCGTAGAGCGCGTAGTTGCTCGACAGCACATGGCCGCCGTGCTGGTCCAGCACGGGCTTGGCTTTGAAGTAGGGCTCCCCCATCGGGATGCCTAGGGCCTTGGCCTCCGCTGAGCGCGAAACAACGCACCCGTCATTGTTGGAAAGCACCACGACGGGCTTCCCCTCCAGGTGCGGCTGAAAAGTCCGCTCACACGAAACGTAGAAGTTGTTGCAATCAACTAACGCGAACATAGCGCGAAAGTCTT
Above is a genomic segment from Hymenobacter cellulosivorans containing:
- a CDS encoding TVP38/TMEM64 family protein, encoding MAFFKELLQKNASTLLSMGMLVAMPVVGSASLTFLLYQYQDLLQHLSLGQVLLYFVVIGVTMAFALTPTTFVALVTGFYFDWAGLPGMVIAYALAALVGYEVASRLDHGKMTTFLHHFPKADAVMRELKNESLQLIILTRISPVLPFALMTFVLAVMRIDRRRFLLGSVVGMLPRSLFFYWLGTKAQDVVALVNNPDTGTAGKLLLIGLIIISLFGLYYVFNRALKRALSRSSAG
- a CDS encoding Y-family DNA polymerase, which encodes MFALVDCNNFYVSCERTFQPHLEGKPVVVLSNNDGCVVSRSAEAKALGIPMGEPYFKAKPVLDQHGGHVLSSNYALYGDISRRVMGHLADVAPGVEIYSIDEAFLDVAGMERWLGGLDAYARRIRAEIRQYTHIPTCIGIAPTKTLAKLANRVAKKRPELEGVLYLDTEERRLWALEQVAVEDVWGIGHQYAQKLHSYGVSTAALLARVKEPWARKHLGGVVGARLVRELQGYPCLTMAPSEDGTLSRQSIACTRTFGKTLTAYQDVLGAVAAFTTRAAEKLRRQGSAVNMLTVFISKNRFGTEPPPYTYSSTLHLPVLTSDTAELIRYARTLLKRLWLPGTHYKKAGVVFDGLEAAGQQQLSLFEATAQTEQRVRLMAELDKLNSRYGSGTVGFAVSLAGSAGKEGEWTGKRQLRTPAYTTRMEELWRIKMDGACL